In the genome of Phycisphaerales bacterium, one region contains:
- a CDS encoding helix-turn-helix domain-containing protein — MASKPFYSIEEVCEKLGKTADDVKALVRAGELREFRDGGKVYFKSDDIKRLAGSGDSGELLSLEDSGEIELEPAQDSGDDDGLPSIGEAGGGTSIIGLEPLGDDSADEASSKKKEDTVITKSGIGVFDDDELEIDADPMAKTQITTGASDQISLEGAGSGSGLLDLTREADDTALGAEILDEIWSGEDEAPAEAEPVAPTPPPRREVPKPEPLAEADAGEVVQPVIVATGDPTEGIFGGVLAGGLVLAAFAHIIVASALQGFTPGFATALASGTMFWALLGGSIGVVGLAIVIGWLLGRAFAPRRR, encoded by the coding sequence ATGGCCAGCAAGCCGTTCTACTCGATTGAAGAGGTCTGCGAGAAGCTCGGCAAAACCGCGGACGACGTGAAAGCGCTCGTGCGGGCGGGCGAGCTTCGCGAGTTCCGTGACGGGGGCAAGGTTTACTTCAAATCCGACGACATCAAACGACTCGCGGGATCAGGCGATTCAGGCGAACTGTTGAGTCTCGAGGATTCCGGCGAGATTGAGCTCGAACCGGCCCAGGACAGTGGCGACGACGATGGACTTCCCAGCATCGGCGAGGCCGGGGGCGGCACCAGCATCATCGGTCTGGAGCCGCTCGGTGACGACTCTGCAGACGAAGCCAGCAGCAAGAAAAAGGAAGACACCGTCATTACCAAGAGCGGCATCGGAGTTTTCGACGACGACGAGCTCGAGATCGATGCCGACCCGATGGCCAAGACGCAGATTACCACAGGCGCATCCGACCAGATTTCACTAGAAGGTGCCGGCAGCGGCTCAGGCCTGCTCGACCTGACGCGCGAGGCGGACGATACCGCACTCGGTGCCGAGATTCTCGACGAAATCTGGTCCGGCGAAGATGAAGCCCCGGCGGAAGCAGAGCCCGTGGCGCCCACGCCTCCCCCGCGGCGCGAGGTACCCAAGCCAGAACCCTTGGCGGAGGCGGACGCCGGCGAAGTGGTGCAGCCGGTCATCGTCGCAACTGGCGATCCGACCGAAGGGATCTTCGGCGGTGTACTCGCAGGCGGACTGGTGCTCGCGGCATTCGCCCACATCATCGTGGCCAGCGCGCTGCAGGGTTTTACCCCCGGCTTCGCGACTGCCCTCGCGAGCGGCACGATGTTCTGGGCACTGCTCGGCGGGTCGATCGGTGTCGTGGGCCTCGCGATTGTCATCGGCTGGCTGCTCGGCCGGGCCTTTGCTCCGCGTCGCCGTTAA